The following proteins are co-located in the Flammeovirga kamogawensis genome:
- a CDS encoding cytochrome c maturation protein CcmE domain-containing protein — protein sequence MKKSHIFGLVIIGVMISILVVTAGDASQYVDFSEAYSLAADGNSSKVHVIGELQKDKNGNVIGIHYDPAKDPNYLAFTLVDDKNIAKKVVCYSPPASMRDFEKSEKVVVIGRAKGENQDFIASEILMKCPSKYEEKQL from the coding sequence ATGAAAAAGTCTCATATTTTTGGTCTAGTCATCATTGGAGTGATGATTAGTATATTGGTAGTTACTGCAGGAGATGCTAGCCAATATGTTGATTTCTCAGAAGCATATTCTCTTGCTGCTGATGGTAACTCTTCTAAAGTTCATGTTATTGGTGAGCTTCAAAAAGATAAAAATGGAAATGTAATTGGCATACATTATGATCCCGCAAAGGACCCTAACTATTTAGCTTTTACATTAGTAGATGATAAGAACATTGCTAAAAAAGTTGTATGTTATTCTCCTCCTGCTTCTATGAGAGATTTCGAAAAATCTGAAAAAGTAGTTGTTATAGGAAGAGCTAAAGGGGAAAATCAAGACTTTATAGCGAGTGAAATTTTAATGAAGTGTCCTTCTAAATACGAGGAGAAACAACTTTAA
- a CDS encoding CcmD family protein: MKKLVSLLTMWVVFMATAVAQNKIPISSNDYSNSSIEMADAFRSEGKIYVVVAVIVALWAGMLVYLISTDRKISKLEKLLNN, encoded by the coding sequence ATGAAAAAATTAGTATCACTTCTCACTATGTGGGTTGTATTTATGGCCACAGCAGTGGCTCAAAATAAAATACCTATTTCATCTAATGATTATAGTAACAGCTCTATCGAAATGGCTGATGCTTTCCGATCAGAAGGAAAAATATATGTTGTTGTAGCTGTAATTGTTGCATTGTGGGCAGGAATGTTGGTTTACCTTATTTCTACCGACAGAAAAATATCAAAACTAGAAAAGTTATTAAATAACTAA
- the ccsA gene encoding cytochrome c biogenesis protein CcsA — MKGAWWKITAILLLAYTLIGGLLMDVPRLDILNETIRNLYFHVPMWFGMIIVLFASMIYSIKYLRNHKLEDDLWASELANAGILFGILGIVTGMIWAKFTWGSAWSGDPKQNGAAGGLMFYFAYIILRGSFKDEEQRARISAIFNIFAFAVFIPLIFVLPRLTDSLHPGNGGNPGFNAYDLDSKLRLIFYPAIIGWTLIGVWFAQIRVRMRKIENQILENE, encoded by the coding sequence ATGAAAGGCGCTTGGTGGAAAATCACTGCAATATTGCTCCTAGCATATACACTAATTGGAGGTCTCTTAATGGATGTACCAAGATTAGATATACTTAATGAAACAATAAGAAATTTATATTTCCATGTCCCTATGTGGTTTGGAATGATCATCGTGCTATTCGCATCTATGATTTACTCTATTAAATACCTAAGAAACCATAAATTAGAAGATGATTTATGGGCTTCAGAATTGGCTAATGCTGGTATTTTATTCGGCATACTTGGTATCGTTACCGGCATGATATGGGCTAAATTTACATGGGGTTCTGCATGGAGCGGAGATCCTAAACAAAATGGTGCAGCTGGCGGCTTAATGTTTTACTTTGCCTATATAATACTTAGAGGTTCTTTTAAAGATGAAGAACAAAGAGCACGAATAAGTGCAATCTTTAATATCTTTGCCTTTGCTGTGTTTATTCCATTAATTTTTGTTCTACCTAGATTGACAGACTCTCTGCATCCAGGTAATGGTGGAAACCCAGGGTTTAATGCCTATGACCTTGATAGTAAATTAAGATTAATATTCTATCCTGCAATTATCGGATGGACGTTAATTGGAGTTTGGTTTGCTCAAATCAGAGTTAGAATGAGAAAAATAGAAAATCAAATTTTAGAAAACGAGTAA
- a CDS encoding heme exporter protein CcmB, producing the protein MKSIASEIGILVRKEIALEWRERSNLNGLLLYTVSTIFVCYLSFNQRQVELSPITWNTLFWIIQLFAALNGAAKSFTQESGGRHFYYYQIVSPQSIILSKIIYNALLMVLVSFLALAFYSVVLGNPVQDPTLFMACVGLGAIGFSSSLTMVAGIAAKAQGNNTLMAILGLPAILPMILMLIKASKNAIDGIARSQTMDEIMVIFAIDIIVITVSYLLFPYLWRS; encoded by the coding sequence ATGAAATCAATAGCATCAGAAATAGGAATATTAGTCCGAAAAGAAATTGCATTGGAATGGAGAGAAAGATCAAATCTTAACGGATTATTACTATATACTGTAAGTACAATATTCGTTTGTTACCTGAGTTTCAACCAACGCCAAGTAGAACTTTCTCCAATTACATGGAATACATTATTTTGGATTATACAGTTATTTGCGGCATTAAATGGTGCAGCAAAAAGTTTTACTCAAGAATCTGGAGGTAGGCACTTTTATTATTATCAAATAGTAAGCCCTCAATCAATAATTTTATCCAAAATAATTTACAATGCTTTATTAATGGTACTTGTATCATTTTTAGCTTTGGCTTTTTATAGTGTTGTTCTTGGTAACCCTGTTCAAGACCCTACATTATTTATGGCATGTGTTGGGTTAGGTGCAATTGGTTTTTCTTCTTCTTTAACAATGGTTGCAGGTATTGCTGCTAAAGCACAAGGCAACAATACTTTAATGGCAATTTTAGGATTACCAGCTATCTTACCAATGATTTTGATGCTTATTAAGGCATCAAAAAATGCAATAGATGGTATTGCTAGAAGTCAGACTATGGATGAAATTATGGTCATCTTTGCAATTGATATAATTGTAATTACAGTTTCTTATCTTCTATTTCCTTATCTTTGGAGAAGTTAA
- the ccsA gene encoding cytochrome c biogenesis protein CcsA: MIHSFIGDLGHISIIIAFVGAIISAIAYRITAIEKNELERQNWKKLARGTFIVHGFSIFGIVCILFYMIFNHYYEYHYVWSHSSDNLPVYYIVSSFWEGQEGSFLVWAFWHVLISIFVIKRSDEWEANVMFIIAAVQAFLVSMVLGITIFGNKIGSSPFILLRDAIEAPVFATNPDFVPEDGTGLNPLLQNIWMVIHPPTLFMGFALCIVPFAYVIAGLIQKKYSEWVKPAMGWVVLAVCVLGIGIMMGAYWAYETLNFGGYWNWDPVENAVYVPWLILLAGLHLMLVQQKSKTALKSSMILLVGAFILILYSTFLTRSGVLGEASVHSFTDLGLSGQLLLYLLFFTAIAIVLFIVRWKDMPSDKEEPSVYSSEFWIFIGSTILVLMSFQVLVPTSIPAWNALLSNLGIESNLAPPADAVTFYTKFQLWFSVAVALVSGTTQFFYWKRLNKENIWSTLSAPYVVTLLIAASFIILGNVHQPSYIVLLTASIFSIVANLHVLTRFTKMKIAISGGAISHIGAALMLLGILSSSGFEKVISLNLSGRIYNSEFPEEMNKENVLLFRGHAKKMNQYNLTYKGPRLTSRDIDGYFDKEKVKSKINDPYHAIVIDDIIVNGETVAEVGDEIQIYNENIYYEIEYTDDKGKSFSLFPRVQDNEQMGPIPSPDIATFWNKDMYTHITNLAVDEDEVEWTAQDPMTMSIGDTVFLNDYVVIFDGVTPLKKAPGYTIKDDDVALEANLRVLVGNNKSIDLKPSYILTKVKRMGMGGVQEDWDAGIVPSVNRELGLRVSLTEIKPKENAFIFSADTTQKDWVIMKAIEKPFISILWIGTLLLGLGTGISTVRRFKDFKNTKSTSKPKHKAEASELV; the protein is encoded by the coding sequence ATGATCCACTCATTTATCGGTGATTTAGGGCATATTTCTATCATCATAGCTTTTGTAGGTGCAATAATTTCTGCAATTGCATACCGTATTACTGCCATTGAAAAAAATGAGCTTGAACGTCAAAATTGGAAAAAATTAGCACGTGGCACATTTATAGTTCATGGTTTTTCAATTTTTGGTATTGTGTGTATTCTATTTTATATGATTTTTAATCATTACTATGAATACCACTATGTTTGGAGTCACTCTTCTGATAATTTACCTGTTTATTATATTGTTTCTAGTTTCTGGGAAGGACAAGAAGGTAGTTTTCTTGTTTGGGCATTTTGGCATGTACTAATCAGTATTTTTGTTATTAAAAGGTCTGACGAATGGGAAGCTAATGTAATGTTTATTATTGCAGCTGTACAAGCCTTTTTAGTTTCTATGGTATTAGGTATCACGATTTTTGGAAATAAAATTGGGTCATCTCCTTTTATTCTTCTAAGAGACGCTATTGAAGCTCCTGTTTTTGCTACTAATCCAGACTTTGTTCCTGAAGATGGTACAGGTTTAAATCCACTACTTCAAAATATTTGGATGGTCATTCACCCTCCAACATTATTTATGGGATTTGCATTGTGTATTGTTCCTTTCGCATATGTTATTGCAGGTTTAATACAAAAGAAATATTCTGAGTGGGTAAAACCAGCAATGGGGTGGGTTGTATTAGCTGTTTGTGTATTAGGTATCGGAATTATGATGGGTGCTTATTGGGCATATGAAACTCTTAATTTTGGTGGTTATTGGAACTGGGACCCTGTAGAAAATGCCGTGTATGTTCCTTGGTTAATCCTTTTAGCTGGTTTACACCTAATGTTGGTACAACAAAAAAGTAAAACTGCATTAAAATCAAGTATGATATTACTTGTTGGTGCGTTTATTCTTATTTTATATTCTACATTCTTAACAAGAAGTGGCGTTTTAGGCGAAGCATCTGTCCATTCATTTACAGATCTTGGGTTATCTGGTCAGCTATTATTGTATCTTTTATTTTTTACTGCTATTGCTATTGTTCTTTTCATTGTTAGGTGGAAAGATATGCCTAGCGATAAAGAAGAACCAAGTGTTTATAGTTCTGAATTTTGGATATTTATTGGATCAACTATCCTTGTATTGATGAGTTTCCAGGTCCTTGTACCAACTTCAATCCCTGCATGGAATGCATTATTATCAAATTTAGGTATAGAATCTAACCTCGCTCCTCCAGCTGATGCAGTTACTTTCTATACTAAATTTCAATTATGGTTCTCTGTAGCTGTTGCTTTAGTTTCTGGTACAACGCAATTCTTTTATTGGAAACGTCTTAATAAAGAAAATATTTGGTCTACATTATCTGCTCCATATGTAGTTACACTACTAATAGCAGCCTCATTTATAATATTAGGTAATGTACACCAACCATCATATATAGTATTACTTACTGCTTCAATTTTTAGTATCGTAGCTAACCTTCATGTTTTAACTAGGTTTACTAAAATGAAAATAGCTATTTCAGGAGGTGCTATTTCGCATATTGGTGCAGCACTTATGTTACTAGGTATTCTAAGTTCTTCAGGGTTTGAAAAGGTTATTTCGTTAAACCTATCAGGTAGAATTTATAACAGTGAATTTCCTGAAGAAATGAATAAAGAAAATGTTCTTTTATTTAGAGGACATGCTAAAAAAATGAATCAATATAACCTTACATATAAAGGACCTAGATTAACTTCTAGAGATATTGATGGTTACTTCGACAAAGAAAAGGTTAAATCAAAAATCAACGATCCATATCACGCTATCGTAATTGACGATATTATAGTGAATGGCGAAACAGTAGCAGAAGTTGGTGATGAAATTCAAATTTATAATGAGAATATCTATTATGAAATTGAATATACTGATGACAAAGGAAAATCTTTCTCACTCTTTCCAAGAGTTCAAGATAATGAACAAATGGGACCTATTCCTTCTCCTGATATTGCTACATTTTGGAATAAAGATATGTACACACATATCACTAACCTTGCGGTTGACGAAGACGAAGTTGAATGGACTGCTCAAGACCCAATGACAATGTCTATTGGTGATACGGTTTTCTTAAATGACTATGTAGTTATTTTTGATGGAGTCACTCCTCTTAAAAAAGCTCCTGGTTACACAATCAAAGATGACGATGTAGCATTAGAAGCCAACTTAAGAGTACTTGTAGGTAATAATAAAAGTATCGACTTAAAACCATCTTATATACTTACTAAAGTAAAACGTATGGGTATGGGTGGTGTTCAAGAAGATTGGGATGCAGGAATTGTTCCTTCTGTGAATAGAGAATTAGGTTTAAGAGTATCTTTAACTGAAATTAAACCCAAGGAAAATGCATTTATCTTTTCTGCTGATACTACTCAAAAAGATTGGGTTATTATGAAAGCAATTGAAAAACCTTTTATAAGTATCCTTTGGATTGGTACTCTTTTACTAGGTCTAGGTACTGGTATTTCTACAGTAAGAAGATTTAAAGATTTCAAAAACACTAAATCTACTTCTAAACCGAAACACAAAGCAGAAGCTTCTGAATTAGTTTAA
- a CDS encoding OmpA family protein yields the protein MIRGITIYFFILVLSLTSVYAQTDNQFTIIGRINSDKGKHIDDVEVIVYALNQNKKSSKIRLEQISSTKSNKEGKYQFQLPVDNNYQVAYFKSGWKSVDKPLIIHATDAKENQKISIQSNLIKGDGLLTLNGTIVNNDKELLRLYIHNIQHKTTLFLPDISNNFHTLLESTGEYEIKVISNKNYVLYDEKVTIEQKSTNIDILLTNYRKRLPKFPFDINTGELSTEGKSELNTLAVELKSDKNLKVTIECHTDSRGDDEFNLKKSKEQAESIKNYLILQGVSPYRINANGFGENLLLNECKNNVKCSNLKHLENRRVEYLFSISNSN from the coding sequence ATGATTAGAGGGATTACAATATATTTTTTCATTTTAGTCCTTAGTCTTACGTCAGTCTATGCACAAACTGATAATCAATTTACTATAATAGGAAGAATTAACTCCGATAAAGGTAAACATATTGATGACGTAGAAGTGATAGTTTATGCCCTTAATCAAAATAAAAAGAGTAGTAAAATTCGGTTAGAACAAATTTCATCTACAAAATCGAATAAAGAAGGTAAATACCAATTCCAATTACCTGTAGATAATAATTACCAAGTTGCATATTTTAAATCTGGCTGGAAATCTGTTGATAAACCTCTAATTATCCATGCTACAGATGCAAAAGAAAATCAAAAAATAAGTATTCAATCAAATTTAATTAAAGGTGACGGGTTACTTACTTTAAATGGTACAATTGTAAATAACGACAAAGAACTTCTTAGACTTTATATTCATAATATTCAACATAAAACAACCTTGTTCCTTCCTGATATTTCTAATAATTTTCACACATTATTAGAATCTACAGGTGAATATGAAATAAAAGTAATTTCTAATAAGAATTATGTTCTCTATGATGAAAAAGTTACTATAGAACAAAAGTCAACTAATATTGATATTCTATTAACTAATTATAGAAAAAGACTTCCTAAATTTCCATTTGATATTAATACTGGTGAACTATCAACAGAAGGAAAATCTGAACTAAACACTCTTGCTGTAGAATTAAAATCTGATAAAAACCTAAAAGTTACTATTGAATGTCATACTGATTCTAGAGGTGATGATGAATTCAATCTAAAAAAATCTAAAGAACAAGCAGAATCTATCAAAAACTACTTAATTTTACAAGGTGTATCTCCTTATAGGATAAATGCTAATGGTTTTGGTGAAAACTTATTACTAAATGAGTGTAAGAATAATGTAAAATGTTCTAACTTAAAGCATCTTGAAAACAGGAGAGTTGAATATTTATTTTCAATAAGCAATTCAAACTAA
- a CDS encoding OmpA family protein produces MRFTHLLTKNPLCYFLLFISSITLAENKEFTLKGLYLDSKTGNTVEGVKVCVENTKSGAKTTIYTDQEGKFVITLNDESDFTVHGTKPKYFDQLMHSFSTVGLSTDEEIDVTYTIDEVKLNETYVFSNLEFEINSHYKITKGEEHIQILSDLMKAFSNVKVTVKVHSDSRGSDEYNKEVTQRRAEYIKELLMAEKNLASHINAVGVGEDELINKCDNGVKCSNSMHLQNRRVEFILERI; encoded by the coding sequence ATGCGATTTACTCATTTACTTACTAAAAACCCTTTGTGCTACTTTTTGCTATTTATCTCATCAATTACTTTAGCAGAAAATAAAGAATTTACACTAAAAGGCCTTTACCTAGATAGTAAAACCGGTAATACGGTTGAAGGTGTTAAGGTTTGTGTAGAGAATACCAAAAGTGGTGCCAAGACTACAATTTATACAGATCAGGAAGGTAAATTCGTTATTACCTTAAATGATGAATCTGATTTTACAGTACATGGAACAAAACCAAAGTACTTTGATCAGTTAATGCATTCATTTTCTACGGTTGGTTTATCAACTGATGAGGAAATTGATGTTACGTATACTATTGATGAGGTGAAACTCAATGAAACTTATGTTTTTTCAAATTTAGAATTTGAAATCAATAGCCATTATAAAATCACTAAAGGAGAAGAACATATACAAATATTAAGTGATTTAATGAAAGCATTCTCCAATGTTAAAGTGACTGTTAAAGTACATTCTGATTCTAGAGGATCTGATGAGTATAATAAAGAAGTTACTCAAAGAAGAGCTGAATACATTAAAGAACTTTTAATGGCAGAGAAAAATTTAGCATCACACATTAATGCGGTGGGAGTAGGTGAAGATGAACTTATAAATAAATGTGACAATGGTGTTAAATGTTCCAATTCAATGCATTTACAAAACAGAAGAGTAGAATTTATATTAGAGCGTATCTAA